Part of the Fusarium musae strain F31 chromosome 3, whole genome shotgun sequence genome, AATCGATCCAAATCAGCATAGTCGAAACTGGAAAGATCTCCAACCAAATTATTCAGCCATCTCATATCATCCATCTCTGCAACGGGAGTCTCATCTCGGGTCTCAGGAAGAGAAACGATAGGAAAGGTTTTCAGCACATCACTCAAGGTCGATGCACACTTCTCCTTGCGTCGCTGCTGCATCAGTATAAGCAATGAAGCCGTGTTGAGAGCCTCTTTCGTAGCATTGGTATTGTACACAGTAGCAACGTTACTAAGACATTGCATAGCATCCTTGAGCTGAGCTATTGATTCACCCGTATCAATGGCAAGTAAAACACAAATAATCTGAAACGGCACGTTGGCCATGTGATGCCATGGTGAGCGTGCATCCAGAAtagcttgagctgcttcGATGCCTGTTTTCGTGATAGAGAGGATCTGTTCGAGAACCCTTCCCGAGAACGTCGTGTTCATAGACTGGAGCCGACGACAGAGACACAAAGCGAGGTTTGTTTGTGCCATGATTGATGGTGGAACAGAATGAGTTCGGCTCAAGACAGTTGACAGCGAGGTCTCAAGCTCGGAAACGTCTTGCGTCTTATTCGGATCAAGCTCCGTTGAGTATGGGAGCAACTCCATAAGTTCAAGAGTATagtctccttctctcgaaCAAGGCATTTCCAGTGTTGAATTACACAGGATGGTCCTAGACCGGCCCATGTCAAATGAAATCCATATGTTGAGGTGCTCGGCGACAGCAAAGAGTCGTCTCCGAAGTTCGGCATCAACCTTTTCTTCTGTCACTGGAAGGACTGATTCTTGAGACGGTTCACAGTGCAGGCCAGCTGCTTCAAGCATGTGCATAAGAATTGAACTCGCCATCCACGCTGTATGTGGGGTGCCGGCTATTCTCAGATAGACCACCCGAAGGAGCCAGCCGGTAACGCTAGCGGCCGATGGATCATCAGACATCTTCTGTTCAAGGATAAATCGTGCTGTTTctatcaagtcaagctcCACTGGCGGTGGTTCAACTTGTGAGAACAAGCATCCGATCGCTGCTATGCCACACAAGATCGAATCTTGAGACTGATCGTATATATATCCAGACCACCTGCCTTGGATAGTCTGCGAGACATCATTCCTATCCACGAACCCATAAATTGGGTCCATCTTTTGAAAGTAGACAGCACTCAAGCTCTCCATATCTTCCTTGGATAGTAGGTCTGTGATTGGTCGTGAAACAGGAACATGCGAAGACTTCCGCGCTCCAAGAAAGGCATTCCAAGAAAAAGTGTGCATCCTGGGCGCATTCTTAGGATCCAACCTCAACGCCAACCTTCTGAGAAACGCAGCCCCAGAATTCGCCTCCAGCGATTGTAAATGCCTTGGCGACGTAGCATGATCACTCCTCGAAGGTCTAGAATCTTTCTCAATGTGAACAGggggtgaaggaagaagagaagcctcGTGAGCCTTCCTTTTCTTGTTGGAGGATGTCTTGTAGGTGCACTCGTATTCAAAACGGACACAGGCTCCGCAGGGCTGGGCGCCGTCGCATTTCCGTTTTAAATCCCGGCATGTTTCACAGGCGAGTCTTGAGCGCTTACGGCCCTGAGAAGTGGACATATTTGATATTGGAATATGAATGAAAGGATTGTGATGTGTAAGGGGATGAACGCATGTGAAGTGAAGTTGCGAGGGTCGGTTCTTACGGGCCGAGCGGGTATGTCGGCTATCTCGGGAATAGCGGTAACAACGGCGCAACCTATTGAAGCTTGACGTAGATAGTTTGAGGATGCTAACTAAACTTATCTTAATTGCCATAAACTTATCCCTGTATTTTTACCTTTGGAATTCGAGTCAGAGTGACAGTTGAATCGTCAGCGTCGACTTGTTGGTGTTTGATCGTCTCCTCATGTTACTCAACCAAGACAGAGATTCGGTGTCTGCAGCCGAGACACTGGCTGATATCGAAAACCAAATCCAATAAACTTCACCTGAAAAGGCACCGACACATAATGAACCGCCAGACAGAGGCTTCTATGCTTAGCTACAAGCCCTTCTAGcctactaggttctctctactagaataagcttacagccataagccttaactataaataacacttctagcctataacttagatattaatactataataactaactaatagctataatataaagctaatataataagaacttaaataataactttttaactagctttaaaagtatataaaaggttacctttaatcctttaattaagaaaggttagcttaatattatatataccttagaTCTTTAAGATAGCAGctcttatattaataaaactagttttttattaaaaatatcttaactaaacctatattaataactatacttataaggctattattatactttttattatagtaatatataaagtaatcctataatataattatagctataatagacttaattataaagctactataaggtatatctttatataagactttaattagctaagtaataaattccttatctagcttactttatttaactataaaactattacttatataatagcttaattccttataagtattattaatattacttaataaaaaaaagtattactattttctttatataatttaaaaaataaaaagaaaattaaaataattaaaaagctattttaaagaaactatatttaaattatatttatatttaatatataaatagtaatttactaaaagagactttttataaatataatatatagtaattagaattattaagaaatactaatatataaaaaaagcttaacttaaaaaaagtttcttaataatatatatattagtactaCTAGAAATAAAGGTTAAACTAGagaaggtttaaggtaattagaaGGTAGTAGcggtattaagtttataagttagttataaggttagaaaatatacttcAGTTTTAACACAATAGCCTTCTAGCCCATATCATGTTCTTCAACACCTGGGGCGTGGCAAATGGCTTCGGAATCTTCCAGCAATACTACACCCAAACCCTCGGAGAAAGTCAATCCACGATATCCTGGATAGGAAGTGTCCAAGTGTTTTTCCTATTCTCAGTCGGAGTCATAGCTGGAAGACTGACGGATGCCGGCCATTTTCGAACTATCTTCCCGATTGGTGTCTTCCTGCAGGTCCTTGGACTCTTCATGACTTCGTTGTGCACGACGTTCTGGCAGATATTCCTCGCTCAAGCTGTTTGTCTCGGAATAGGCAATGGATTTACGTTCTGTCCAGCCCTAGCCGTATTGTCACAGTACTTCAAGAAGTATAGGGCTTTTGCTGTTGGACTGGCGGCCGCTGGCGCAGCTGTTGGTGGCTTAGTCTATCCAGTCTTGATCAACTGGCTCATATTCCACGATAATGTCGGCTTCCCCTGGACTCTCAGAAGTATGGGCTTCATTATGTTTGCTACATATATCCCTTGTCTTATATGGCTCAAGCCTCGACTACCACCTCATCCTAGCGGCCCATGGATCGATACAACTGCTTTCAGGGAACtgcccttcatcttctttacGATGAGCATGTTTCTAAACTTTTGGGGCCTCTACTTTGCCTTCTTCTATCTCGGAACCTTTGCACGCGATCGAGCGGGTATCTCTGAGCCCATCTACCTGCTCATGATTCTAAACGGCGTTGGAATATTTGGACGTATCATGCCAAACATCATTGCCGATAAGTGGACAGGACCCCTCAATATACTCATTCCTCTGAGCATAGCTTCCAGTGGGTTGGTCTACTGTTGGGCGGCTATAGAAACAGCTGTCGGGCTTTATGTCTTCGCTGTGATCTATGGTTTCATCGCTGCAGCATTGCAAGCTCTGTTTCCAGCTGTTGCAACACAAATGGCACCTGATCCGAGAAAAACTGGCACAAGAGTTGGAATGATACTGGGCATTGTCAGTATCGCAAATCTGACTGGCCCTTTTATCTGCGGTGAACTTATCAAAGCTGGCAACGGTAGTTACCTTGGACCTCAGATGTTTGCTGGCTCTTCAATATTTCTGGGTGCTCTCATGGCCTTGGCATCTCGAATCTCCAAGACAGGTCTTGTACTAAAGGCCAAATCATAGAGACAAAGATTACGCATATATGGTAACATGAACTATATAAGAATCAAATTTCGTTGCAAAGCTCAAGCAACAGGAGCAGCTCTCTTTGCTACCTCTTCATcctgtctcttcttctttttcttcttcgaaAACTTCGGAAATCGAACCCGTATACTGAACCGAGATCCAAATCGAGAAACACTCCTCCTTATCTTAGTCCCCTCTTCTGGAATGGTCATGGTACTAATAGGAGGTTGGTACCACTAACAGGAGGCGCGTTCTGAGGAGTATTCTGGGGAATGGGCGCAGCAACAGCATTACACCGTGTTTCCGACCACTCTTGGTCAGAAATTTCAAGCACATCTTTAAACAATTTCCCCTCTAACTCTGTTTTGATGCGCTTCTGCAGAGGCGATGCCGTGCTGCATAGACGAACAATTCGCTCCCAGAATTTGGCGTCCTCCTCATTTTGAAAGATGAAATTATCGCCTTCGTTGGTCCACGAGATGGTAAAGATCAGGTTGATAGCCTTTTTTTGGTCGTAGATGAAGGTACAACTATCTGTGTCCTGAATACTCTTGCTCAAAGACATAGAGTACAGTTGGGCGTAATTGGTATGTGAGAATTGGAGAGCTAGTGTTGACGGTAAGGTCGTCTCATGGCTCACGATACACCTGGCGTATGCCCACTTGGCGTATTTCATGGTTTGGGCCTTAATGTGACGAATTTGAACTTGTTCGTCCGGATATTTCGCTGTTTGTTGGTAAAGCGAGGTCACTGAGGTGCATATATATAAATGAGCATGCAAGTAGAGAAGAGGGAACAGATAAGAAGACCGCAATAATAATGCTGCGCCTCTTATCAAATATATAGTTGCCGTTCAGCCGTCTGCGGCCTCTCTGGTCGCCAGCGCCCTGGACTAGCATTTCTCCTCATAAGCCAAAGTTGGTGCTTTCATCTTGTTCTAGCCTCGATAGCGCTCCGCGGTGACATCCTGTGGCGTCCGATAACAAGCAGACTAAGGACAGCCCCCCCAAGGATCTTCATCGTTCAGAAGCATTCGAGATTGATGGTAAAGGATGTGTATACAGCTACGTGTTTGGGCAGGTCGCTTATTTGAACCTAGGAATTTTAGCCTGGCCATTTCTCCCTATTTTCTTTTCCACCCATGCCTTCTACTCACTCGAGGCTCCCAAGCTCTTCCAGTTCTGTCCTGCGTAACTTTGTGACCAGTTGAAGTTCAGCTTTAAGCCATAATGCTCAAGTACGCATAACGAGAATGCGCTGTAACACACCTGCGGCTGAAACTagcgaaaaagaaaaagctggCTATGTTAGTATGGCTAGTCTAGCCTGATGTGAGCCTTGATCCTGTGACTCGGTATTTTTGCATTCAATCCAGTACCTGATATCTTATCCATTGCCATTTGCATACTCCTCGAAATCCGAACTGGGTGGTACGAATCACCAATATGGGTTGCTTCGGCGCTGACAACGACGCAAATCGGGTAGACGAGGAGACTGCAGTTCCAGGCGTGTAGGTTGATTTTAGGGATGCTCGTTGGATTATAGAccttgatatcgatatcattATCAGCAACATTTCGGGGATTGAGAGCTGGGCCACCTCATTTCGCAAGGTTTTTCAGGGCACCAATGACAATAACAACTCCCAAATGAACTAGGCAAAGTACGAAAGTAGCCTCCAGCTATTTGAGAGATCGATGCTGACTGGATGAGCCAGAGTTTTCGAATCAACTTTGCTGTCCTTCAGCGAATACAGTTGAAGCAACTCCGCACCAAACTCGCCAAGCATGCAGTGTCTTTAAGATTCGAAGCGGGTGAGCCTCAAGGATGGCAGGACACTCTTAAAGAGTATAGTAAGATAACTGTCA contains:
- the RDR1 gene encoding multidrug resistance protein, translated to MASSILMHMLEAAGLHCEPSQESVLPVTEEKVDAELRRRLFAVAEHLNIWISFDMGRSRTILCNSTLEMPCSREGDYTLELMELLPYSTELDPNKTQDVSELETSLSTVLSRTHSVPPSIMAQTNLALCLCRRLQSMNTTFSGRVLEQILSITKTGIEAAQAILDARSPWHHMANVPFQIICVLLAIDTGESIAQLKDAMQCLSNVATVYNTNATKEALNTASLLILMQQRRKEKCASTLSDVLKTFPIVSLPETRDETPVAEMDDMRWLNNLVGDLSSFDYADLDRFLFPNMF
- a CDS encoding hypothetical protein (EggNog:ENOG41) — translated: MFFNTWGVANGFGIFQQYYTQTLGESQSTISWIGSVQVFFLFSVGVIAGRLTDAGHFRTIFPIGVFLQVLGLFMTSLCTTFWQIFLAQAVCLGIGNGFTFCPALAVLSQYFKKYRAFAVGLAAAGAAVGGLVYPVLINWLIFHDNVGFPWTLRSMGFIMFATYIPCLIWLKPRLPPHPSGPWIDTTAFRELPFIFFTMSMFLNFWGLYFAFFYLGTFARDRAGISEPIYLLMILNGVGIFGRIMPNIIADKWTGPLNILIPLSIASSGLVYCWAAIETAVGLYVFAVIYGFIAAALQALFPAVATQMAPDPRKTGTRVGMILGIVSIANLTGPFICGELIKAGNGSYLGPQMFAGSSIFLGALMALASRISKTGLVLKAKS